In Crassostrea angulata isolate pt1a10 chromosome 6, ASM2561291v2, whole genome shotgun sequence, a genomic segment contains:
- the LOC128189995 gene encoding uncharacterized protein LOC128189995, protein MGGLNLHLFLLYGCFLNVTSFLKTGTSPSSPNIALRTCMRAAGYYRLLPDKINRNKFSTSMQKWCSVHERVLPCVQNSIENNSLRSPSDWFFSMTFDFEMAKRTSIAMCKKLKKFRRKLKCINSASLRRARRCVKTLTMPLRQTLTGLYMQNKTDSYDARRLACIISAATATCYKEKMRSCRGYLRDYIGAYHVIFGGKCLSVLPVTSGDSVNDSIIMPRQADKNWITIVQSLLKEVGIDFLPKSMISEIQSTTITSLQETQSNTNRPTAPLTTSDDVSNDSMFAPENDASIMSREHDTEMTTKSSDSRRNKNKGTERSGNATNALESKENGTETDTVVNESEENVYSQESNFTSIIFSTEETNMTSETSDDSENDHVNSKSDDVSSNISQEMTTVISDQNRAYTFSSSSMESPLNKSRTRASASSVSDKSISPKLSMSTLSLFLPLVFVISAMFC, encoded by the exons ATGGGAG gaCTAAACCTTCATCTTTTCCTTCTGTATGGATGTTTCTTAAACGTGActtcatttttgaaaactggAACCTCGCCTTCCTCTCCAAACATTGCCCTGAGGACCTGTATGAGGGCAGCAGGCTATTACAGGCTATTACCAGATAAAATCAATAGGAACAAGTTTTCCACGTCCATGCAGAAATGGTGCTC AGTACATGAACGTGTTTTACCTTGTGTCCAGAACTCTATCGAAAACAACTCACTTCGGAGTCCCTCGGACTGGTTCTTCTCTATGACTTTTGATTTCGAAATGGCAAAGAGGACATCGATTGCAATGTGCAAAAAGCTGAAAa AGTTTCGTAGAAAACTGAAATGTATCAATAGTGCTAGTCTAAGACGCGCTAGAAGATGTGTGAAGACTTTGACAATGCCTTTAAGACAAACCTTAACTGGACTGTACATGCAAAACAAAACCGACAGTTACGACGCTCGGAGATTGGCGTGTAT AATATCAGCTGCAACAGCAACGTGCTATAAGGAGAAGATGCGATCCTGCAGAGGTTATCTTCGGGATTATATTGGTGCTTATCATGTGATCTTTGGCGGGAAGTGTTTGTCCGTCCTTCCGGTTACATCAGGAGATTCTGTGAATGATTCTATCATCATGCCAAGACAGGCTGATAAAAACTGGATCACTATTGTTCAATCCCTCTTAAAGGAAGTAGGAATTGACTTTCTACCCAAAAGTATGATATCAGAAATCCAATCAACGACGATAACGTCATTACAGGAGACCCAATCAAATACCAATCGACCAACGGCGCCATTGACAACCAGTGATGACGTCAGCAATGACTCAATGTTTGCACCAGAAAATGACGCTAGTATAATGTCCCGCGAGCATGATACGGAGATGACTACCAAATCTTCAGATAgcagaagaaataaaaacaaaggcACTGAAAGATCGGGAAATGCAACTAATGCATTGGAAAGTAAAGAAAATGGTACAGAAACTGACACCGTAGTAAATGAAAgtgaagaaaatgtttatagCCAGGAATCAAATTTCACAAGCATCATATTTTCGACAGAAGAAACGAATATGACGTCTGAAACCAGTGACGACAGCGAAAATGATCACGTTAACAGTAAATCAGATGACGTCAGCAGTAATATAAGCCAAGAAATGACTACCGTGATTTCTGATCAAAATCGTGCGTACACATTTTCATCCAGTTCCATGGAATCGCCTCTGAATAAATCGAGGACACGTGCTTCAGCGTCATCTGTATCAGACAAGTCCATTTCTCCAAAACTATCCATGTCGACTTTGTCCTTATTTTTGCCCCTTGTATTTGTTATTTCAGCTATGTTCTGTTGA
- the LOC128190618 gene encoding tetratricopeptide repeat protein 38-like, which translates to MRTHWGDCKVWADYGLPMSTTSNEACKLFDASLTQSCGMYNEPSVGGIENSMKQMLASDPDFVMGHVLNNNLQLGGSEKPLHLNPELQAKITHLNSLKEKVQSITERERRHIDATNLFAQGRRYEAIQTWEDILIDYPTDMMAVRQAFLGMINMGLAQENKDILTRILPYYDVNTPGYSTVLGWQAFCLEENNLYDLAEKTARKSLELERCETYASHTLAHVYLMQGMHDKGIEFMLSTENDWNKCAFLACHNYWHVGLFHAEKGDFDSALEIFDTQVGVRTQKSKSDFNFTDASHLLYRLRLEGVNVGQRWSVLNETSDTYMFQHGIMFTEAHLFLKNACGDDKSVREKQLQSLKEYIKDSGTWDNKSIAKEVGIPLCEGILAFENGEYQRAVEILYPLRYNVIKIGGSNAQRDVFNQILINATLKSTDPKHHKLGRMLLSERQVAKMSDSWTERMMAKL; encoded by the exons ATGCGAACTCATTGGGGAGATTGCAAG GTTTGGGCCGACTATGGCCTTCCCATGTCTACCACCAGCAATGAGGCCTGCAAGTTATTCGACGCTTCACTAACACAG TCATGTGGAATGTATAACGAGCCATCAGTGGGTGGAATTGAGAACAGCATGAAACAAATGCTGGCGAGTGATCCAGATTTTG tcATGGGTCACGTGCTAAACAATAATTTGCAGCTGGGAGGATCGGAGAAACCACTTCACTTAAACCCAGAGTTACAGGCGAAAATCACCCATTTGAATTCATTGAAAGAAAAAGTGCAATCTATCACAGAAAGAGAAAGGAGACACATAGATGCAACTAATCTATTTGCTCAAgg GAGGCGATACGAAGCTATCCAGACCTGGGAGGATATCCTGATCGACTATCCCACAGACATGATGGCCGTGCGGCAGGCCTTTCTAGGAATGATTAACATGGGCCTAGCCCAGGAAAACAAGGACATCCTGACGAGGATATTGCCGTACTATGACGTCAATACACCTGGATACAG CACAGTGTTGGGATGGCAAGCATTTTGTTTGGAAGAAAACAATCTCTACGATCTCGCAGAGAAGACAGCTAGAAAG AGTCTGGAATTGGAACGTTGTGAAACATACGCCTCTCACACGCTCGCGCACGTGTATCTGATGCAAGGCATGCACGACAAGGGGATCGAGTTTATGCTGTCCACAGAGAACGATTGGAAT aaatgtgcATTTCTTGCGTGTCATAACTACTGGCATGTCGGACTATTTCACGCAGAAAAG ggagatttTGATTCTGCATTGGAAATATTTGACACACAG GTAGGAGTTAGAACACAAAAATCCAAGAGCGATTTCAATTTCACGGATGCGTCCCATTTGCTCTACAGACTAAGACTGgaag GAGTGAACGTTGGACAGAGGTGGTCAGTGCTGAATGAGACGAGCGATACCTACATGTTTCAGCATGGCATCATGTTCACCGAAGCccatctctttttaaaaaacgctTGTGGTGACGATAAGAGTGTAAGGGAAAAACAACTCCAGTCATTGAAAGAATACATAAA GGATAGTGGAACATGGGACAACAAAAGTATTGCAAAAGAAGTAGGCATTCCATTGTGTGAAGGAATATTGGCCTTTGAGAATGGTGAATACCAACGAGCTGTAGAAATCCTGTATCCTCTACGTTACAACGTTATCAAAATAGGCGGAAGCAATGCCCAA AGAGATGTGTTCAACCAGATTCTGATAAACGCCACCTTGAAGTCAACTGATCCTAAACATCATAAATTAGGAAG GATGCTACTAAGCGAACGCCAAGTTGCCAAGATGAGCGACAGCTGGACAGAGAGGATGATGGCTAAATTGTAG
- the LOC128188969 gene encoding glutathione S-transferase omega-1-like has translation MFTFTHLRRSFQKKIHVPQNTARLFSEIKVMSEKALGRGSQCPPLAPGTLRLYSMRFCPYAQRTRLALLHKNIEFETVNINLKQKPDWFRARNPIGLVPVLEFDDKIVYESNVCNEYLDNIYPTPKLIPTDFYRASRDKMLWETFGKVTELFYEIPKSVADGSLDKCIRRYERQLRRYESELSNRGEYFGGSSPCMVDFMIWPWFERIPVLTIIAPEAEIDPNKFPHLKSWMKLMMELPAVRETYEEPTSHVHFFSSLRAGNPDYDYGLK, from the exons ATGTTTACCTTCACGCATTTACGGAGGAGTTTTcagaagaaaatacatgtaccacaaaATACTGCGCGTTTATTCTCTGAAATAAAAGTCATGTCGGAAAAAGCTTTAGGCAGAG gATCTCAATGCCCACCGCTAGCTCCGGGGACTCTTCGTTTGTACAGCATGAGGTTTTGTCCATACGCACAGCGAACACGACTGGCGCTTTTGCACAAAAATATTGA ATTTGAGACAGTCAACATTAACTTGAAACAGAAACCGGACTGGTTTCGGGCGCGCAACCCGATCGGCTTGGTTCCTGTTTTAGAATTTGACGACAAGATTGTGTACGAGTCAAACGTTTGTAACGAGTACCTAGATAACATATACCCCACCCCTAAACTTATCCCGACAGACTTCTACCGGGCAAGTCGAGATAAGATGTTATGGGAGACTTTTGGAAAG GTTACCGAGTTGTTTTACGAGATACCTAAATCAGTAGCCGATGGATCATTAGATAAGTGTATCCGTCGGTATGAACGACAACTGAGGCGCTACGAATCTGAGCTCTCCAACAGAGGAGAATACTTCGGAG GCAGTTCCCCTTGTATGGTCGATTTTATGATCTGGCCATGGTTTGAGAGAATCCCGGTGTTGACCATTATAGCCCCAGAAGCTGAAATCGATCCAAACAAATTCCCACACCTAAAATCTTGGATGAAATTGATGATGGAACTTCCGGCGGTGCGAGAAACTTATGAAGAGCCCACGTCGCACGTCCATTTCTTCTCGTCACTTAGAGCGGGAAACCCGGACTATGATTAtggtttaaaatag